In Ferribacterium limneticum, a genomic segment contains:
- the mfd gene encoding transcription-repair coupling factor, producing MSAPQPLLSLPALPKAGNRVDLPLLAGSADALALAEIAGRNPGKLLAVVTASAADAQRLLDEVPWFGPTLRVRLLPDWETLPYDHFSPHQDLVSERLATLWAATQGEIDILLVPASTAVYRIAPPAFLAAYTFAFKKGQKLDAEKFRSQVTLAGYAHVTQVVTPGEYSIRGGLIDLFPMGSQLPYRLDLFDDEIESIKTFDVDTQRTVYPVPEVRLLPAREFPMDDKGRTHFRQCFRERFEGDPAKSGIYKDISTGIASAGIEYYLPLFFDETASIFDYLPKDAVFVTHGDAPAAIAAFWNDTRSRYNMLQGDKSRPLLPPDELFLSDEAFFTAAKSYGRLAFEAKNENASGKLPNIAVDRRSEAPLGALKNHLAGFSGRVLLVAETAGRRETLAAMFAEHGLKPEAIADLPTFLSGKAQLALGIGPLQAGFALEKLAFITETELFAGSPRRTRREAQKKATFDNWLKDLTELKVGDPVVHESHGIGRYQGLVRMDLGLGEQEFLELHYANEAKLFVPVAQLHVISRYSGADPESAPLHTLGSGQWEKAKRKAAEQAHDTAAELLALYAARAAREGHAFDFKETDYEAFADGFGFEETNDQATAIAAVIGDMRSGKPMDRLVCGDVGFGKTEVALRAAFCAVAGGKQVAVLCPTTLLCEQHYQTFADRFADWPVKIAEISRFKTAKESAQALQELAEGKIDIIIGTHKLIGKDVKFKRLGLVVIDEEHRFGVRQKETLKSMRAEVDVLTLTATPIPRTLAMSMEGLRDFSVIATAPQKRLAIKTFVSNFSDGIIREAVLRELKRGGQVYFLHNEVDTINNMQEKLAKLVPEARIVIGHGQMNERELERVMRDFTGQRANVLLCTTIIETGIDNPHANTILINRSEKFGLAQLHQLRGRVGRSHHQAYAYLLVQDEKALTKQAKMRLEAIQAMEELGSGFFLAMHDLEIRGAGEVLGDNQSGEMQEVGFNMYADMLNRAVAALKQGKHLAAVDLTQPLGIGTEINLRTPALLPDAYCPDVHERLTLYKRLANGESTEDIDTLQEELIDRFGELPLQAQSLLATHRLRLLVKPLLIQKLDATNDQITIQFSPEFSKNPPIEPIKIINLIQKDRSYKLAGQDKLSLLRHCPTLNDKVVAVKDMIRQLSK from the coding sequence TGCCCAAGGCAGGTAACCGCGTGGACCTGCCCCTGCTGGCCGGTTCCGCCGACGCCTTGGCGCTGGCCGAAATCGCCGGGCGTAACCCCGGCAAACTGCTCGCCGTCGTTACTGCCAGCGCGGCCGATGCCCAGCGCCTGCTCGATGAAGTTCCGTGGTTCGGACCGACGCTGCGCGTCCGTCTGCTGCCCGACTGGGAAACGCTGCCTTACGACCATTTCTCGCCACATCAGGATCTCGTCTCCGAGCGCCTGGCCACCTTGTGGGCGGCCACCCAGGGCGAAATCGACATCCTGCTCGTGCCGGCCTCGACGGCGGTTTACCGGATCGCCCCGCCGGCTTTCCTCGCCGCCTATACCTTCGCCTTCAAGAAGGGCCAGAAACTCGACGCCGAGAAGTTCCGCAGCCAGGTCACGCTGGCCGGCTACGCCCACGTCACACAAGTTGTGACACCCGGCGAGTATTCGATTCGCGGCGGCCTGATCGACCTCTTCCCGATGGGCTCGCAACTGCCCTACCGGCTCGACCTCTTCGACGATGAAATCGAAAGCATCAAGACCTTCGACGTCGATACCCAGCGCACCGTCTATCCGGTGCCGGAAGTCCGCCTGCTGCCGGCCCGCGAATTCCCGATGGACGACAAGGGCCGCACCCATTTCCGCCAGTGCTTCCGCGAGCGCTTCGAGGGCGACCCGGCCAAGTCGGGCATCTACAAGGATATTTCGACCGGCATCGCCAGTGCCGGCATCGAGTATTACCTGCCCTTGTTCTTCGACGAAACGGCAAGCATTTTCGATTACCTGCCCAAGGACGCCGTCTTCGTCACCCACGGCGACGCGCCGGCCGCCATCGCCGCCTTCTGGAACGATACCCGCTCGCGCTACAATATGCTGCAGGGCGACAAATCCCGGCCGCTACTGCCGCCCGATGAACTCTTCCTGTCGGACGAGGCCTTCTTCACGGCGGCCAAATCCTACGGTCGACTGGCATTTGAGGCCAAAAATGAAAACGCTTCGGGAAAACTGCCCAATATTGCCGTTGACCGCAGAAGCGAGGCGCCGCTCGGCGCCCTGAAAAATCATCTCGCCGGGTTTTCCGGCCGGGTTTTGCTGGTTGCCGAAACGGCGGGCCGCCGCGAAACCCTGGCGGCGATGTTCGCCGAGCATGGCCTGAAGCCCGAAGCCATTGCCGATCTGCCAACCTTCCTCTCGGGCAAGGCGCAACTGGCACTCGGCATCGGCCCCTTGCAGGCTGGCTTTGCGCTGGAAAAGCTCGCCTTCATCACCGAAACCGAACTGTTCGCCGGCAGTCCGCGGCGCACCCGGCGCGAAGCGCAGAAGAAAGCCACCTTCGACAACTGGCTGAAGGATCTCACCGAACTCAAGGTCGGCGACCCGGTGGTTCACGAAAGCCACGGCATTGGCCGTTATCAGGGCCTGGTTCGCATGGATCTCGGCCTCGGCGAGCAGGAGTTCCTTGAACTGCACTACGCCAACGAAGCCAAGCTGTTCGTCCCGGTCGCCCAGTTGCACGTCATTTCCCGCTATTCGGGCGCCGACCCGGAAAGCGCCCCGCTCCATACCCTCGGCTCCGGCCAGTGGGAGAAGGCCAAGCGCAAGGCCGCCGAGCAGGCGCACGACACCGCTGCCGAACTGCTCGCGCTGTACGCCGCCCGCGCTGCCCGCGAGGGCCATGCTTTCGATTTCAAGGAAACCGATTACGAAGCCTTCGCCGACGGTTTCGGCTTCGAGGAAACCAATGATCAGGCCACGGCCATCGCCGCTGTCATCGGCGACATGCGCTCCGGCAAGCCGATGGACCGCCTGGTGTGCGGCGACGTCGGCTTCGGCAAGACCGAAGTTGCCCTGCGTGCCGCCTTCTGCGCGGTGGCCGGTGGCAAACAGGTCGCCGTGTTGTGCCCGACCACCCTGCTCTGCGAACAGCATTACCAGACCTTCGCCGACCGCTTTGCCGACTGGCCGGTCAAGATCGCCGAAATCTCCCGCTTCAAGACCGCCAAGGAATCAGCGCAAGCCTTGCAGGAACTGGCCGAAGGCAAGATCGACATCATCATCGGTACGCACAAGCTGATCGGCAAGGACGTCAAATTCAAGCGCCTCGGGTTGGTCGTCATCGACGAGGAACACCGTTTCGGCGTGCGCCAGAAAGAAACGCTGAAGTCGATGCGCGCCGAGGTCGATGTCCTGACGCTCACCGCAACGCCGATCCCGCGCACGTTGGCGATGTCGATGGAAGGCCTGCGCGACTTCTCGGTGATCGCCACCGCGCCGCAAAAGCGCCTCGCCATCAAGACCTTCGTCAGCAATTTCTCCGACGGTATCATCCGCGAAGCCGTGCTGCGCGAACTGAAGCGCGGCGGCCAGGTGTACTTCCTGCACAACGAAGTCGACACCATCAACAACATGCAGGAAAAACTGGCCAAGCTGGTGCCGGAAGCGCGCATCGTCATCGGCCACGGCCAGATGAACGAGCGCGAGCTGGAACGCGTCATGCGCGACTTCACCGGCCAGCGCGCCAACGTGTTGCTGTGCACGACCATCATCGAAACCGGCATCGACAATCCGCACGCCAACACCATTCTGATCAACCGTTCCGAGAAATTCGGCCTTGCCCAGTTGCACCAATTGCGCGGCCGGGTCGGCCGTTCGCATCACCAGGCTTACGCCTACCTCTTGGTGCAGGACGAAAAAGCGTTGACCAAGCAGGCGAAAATGCGCCTCGAAGCCATCCAGGCCATGGAAGAACTCGGTTCCGGCTTCTTCCTCGCCATGCACGACCTGGAAATCCGTGGCGCCGGCGAGGTGCTGGGCGACAACCAGTCCGGCGAAATGCAGGAAGTCGGCTTCAACATGTACGCCGACATGCTCAATCGAGCCGTCGCTGCCCTCAAGCAGGGCAAGCATCTGGCCGCGGTCGATCTGACCCAGCCGCTCGGTATCGGCACCGAGATCAACCTGCGCACCCCTGCCCTGCTACCCGATGCCTACTGCCCCGACGTGCACGAACGCCTGACCCTCTACAAACGCCTGGCCAACGGTGAAAGCACCGAGGACATCGACACACTGCAGGAAGAGCTAATCGACCGCTTCGGGGAACTGCCGCTCCAGGCCCAATCGCTGCTCGCCACGCACCGCCTGCGTCTACTCGTCAAGCCGCTGCTCATCCAGAAGCTCGACGCGACCAACGAC